In Hymenobacter sublimis, a single genomic region encodes these proteins:
- a CDS encoding helix-hairpin-helix domain-containing protein, which translates to MKLKYLLGVVVGLAAALSARAQEYPRPAVPDLDRLTQELFAEIQSDQVPYEDLYETLLQYYQTPLNLNTASREELRGLLLLSETQITSLLEHRQRNGPLLSLYELQSVEGFDLRTIYRAAPFVAATTANPNAGRGNLWQRIAREENNALFLRYERVLQGRPGYAPPDTTRTGGPATRYLGSPDKLLVRYRVSHSKDFSLGFTAEKDAGEQFRWDPTTRRYGADFYSAHLVVQERGRLKTLALGDYQLQFGQGLLLSSGLAVGKGAETITTLRRSSVGVRPYSSVLENTFFRGVAATVALTTAVRATAFGSRKRIDASVQQASDSLADFSEFSSGLLLTGFHRTPTELANRQALGETVLGGNVSYNSSGGDLQVGATAVHTQFDKPLQRRDEPYNAFELRGRRNLALGAHYSYVWHNVLLFGETARSSSGGLGTVNGLLASLAPTVDAALLYRRYDRNFHTLYGNALGENTRNINENGVYLGLKVRPVARWEVSAYYDRFRFPWLRYQAGAPSPGHDWLVRVTFSPTKTSLLYAQLRQRTKAYNADTLRPAPLLVPTRRQSILLFYDASPTSALSLRTRVQGTSYREDDGRPTRRGYVLAQDVTVQPLRRLRLSARYALFDTDDYDTRQYVFEQDVLYAFSVPALSGQGTRAYLLTQFDINRHLTLWLRYATTHYRHQRTIGSGLEEIQGATRSEVKAQLRYRF; encoded by the coding sequence ATGAAGCTGAAGTATTTGTTGGGGGTAGTGGTTGGGCTGGCGGCAGCCCTGTCGGCCCGGGCTCAGGAGTACCCGCGCCCCGCCGTGCCCGACCTCGACCGGCTAACCCAGGAGTTGTTCGCCGAGATTCAGAGCGACCAGGTGCCCTACGAAGACCTCTACGAAACGCTGCTGCAGTATTACCAGACGCCGCTCAACCTCAATACCGCTTCCCGCGAGGAGCTGCGGGGCCTGCTCTTGCTTTCGGAAACCCAGATAACCAGCCTGCTGGAACACCGCCAGCGCAATGGCCCACTGCTGAGTTTGTATGAGCTGCAAAGCGTTGAGGGCTTCGACCTACGCACAATTTACCGCGCCGCGCCTTTCGTGGCGGCGACTACTGCCAACCCCAACGCCGGCCGCGGCAACCTCTGGCAGCGCATAGCCCGCGAGGAAAATAACGCCTTATTCCTGCGCTACGAGCGGGTACTGCAGGGCCGACCCGGCTACGCCCCGCCCGATACTACCCGCACCGGTGGGCCCGCCACGCGCTACCTGGGCTCGCCCGATAAGCTGCTGGTGCGCTACCGGGTCAGCCACAGCAAGGACTTTAGCCTGGGGTTTACGGCCGAAAAAGATGCCGGCGAGCAGTTCCGCTGGGACCCCACTACCCGCCGCTACGGCGCCGACTTCTACTCGGCCCACCTGGTAGTGCAGGAGCGAGGCCGGCTGAAAACTCTGGCTCTGGGCGACTACCAGTTGCAGTTCGGGCAAGGCTTGCTGCTGTCCTCAGGGCTAGCCGTGGGGAAGGGGGCCGAAACCATTACCACCCTGCGCCGCAGTTCGGTGGGCGTGCGGCCCTACTCCTCGGTGCTGGAAAACACGTTTTTTCGCGGAGTTGCCGCCACTGTGGCTCTTACCACAGCGGTCCGGGCCACGGCGTTCGGGTCACGCAAACGCATTGATGCCTCCGTGCAGCAGGCCTCGGATTCACTGGCGGATTTCAGCGAGTTTTCCTCCGGTCTGCTCCTGACGGGTTTTCACCGCACCCCCACCGAACTGGCCAACCGCCAGGCCCTGGGCGAAACCGTGCTGGGCGGTAACGTCAGCTACAATAGTTCCGGCGGCGACCTGCAGGTAGGCGCTACCGCCGTGCACACTCAGTTCGACAAACCCCTGCAGCGGCGCGACGAGCCCTACAACGCCTTTGAATTGCGGGGCCGGCGCAACCTGGCGCTAGGGGCTCACTACAGCTACGTATGGCACAACGTATTGCTGTTCGGTGAAACGGCGCGCAGCAGTAGCGGAGGTCTAGGCACCGTCAACGGCCTACTGGCCAGCCTGGCCCCGACCGTAGACGCCGCCCTGCTGTACCGCCGCTACGACCGGAATTTCCATACGCTGTACGGCAATGCGCTGGGCGAAAATACCCGCAACATCAACGAAAACGGGGTGTACCTGGGGCTGAAAGTGCGGCCGGTGGCCCGCTGGGAGGTGTCGGCGTATTACGACCGGTTCCGGTTTCCGTGGCTGCGCTACCAAGCCGGCGCCCCCAGCCCCGGCCACGACTGGCTGGTGCGCGTCACCTTCAGCCCCACCAAAACCAGCCTACTCTACGCCCAGCTGCGCCAGCGCACCAAAGCCTACAACGCCGACACGCTGCGCCCGGCGCCCCTGCTCGTACCTACCCGGCGGCAGAGCATTTTACTGTTTTACGATGCCAGCCCCACGTCGGCGCTCAGTCTGCGCACCCGCGTGCAGGGTACCAGCTACCGGGAAGATGACGGCCGCCCCACCCGCCGCGGGTACGTGTTGGCCCAGGACGTGACAGTGCAGCCCCTGCGCCGCCTGCGCCTCTCGGCCCGCTACGCCCTCTTTGACACTGATGATTATGACACGCGCCAGTACGTGTTCGAGCAGGATGTGCTGTATGCCTTTTCCGTGCCGGCCTTATCGGGCCAGGGCACCCGCGCCTACCTCTTAACCCAATTCGACATCAACCGCCACCTTACCCTGTGGCTGCGCTACGCCACTACCCACTACCGCCACCAGCGCACCATCGGCTCCGGGCTGGAAGAAATTCAGGGCGCCACCCGCTCCGAGGTAAAAGCGCAACTGCGCTACCGGTTCTAA
- a CDS encoding reprolysin-like metallopeptidase produces the protein MPEPSTTRRPWHCFLTGGLLAAALGATIPTAEAQRVLWADAPALSAAARPAAQPLAHFRSVSFQLTTLRSVLQSAPAGRGGAAATSATVISLPLPDGSSQRFRVVQAPVMAPELAAKYPAIQTYAAQGIDDPTATARLDISPDGFHALILAADKTVYIDPAVRGTEAHLVFERRAMNRAAFPFVCATPSAEAVTTQARASLVARPAVANGTTLRTYRLALACTGEYAAFHGGTRAGALAGMVASINRVNAIYERELAVRLVLVPNNDRLIFLNPTTDPYSNTDGEAMLEENQTVADSLIGPSNYDIGHVFSTGGGGIAQRPSVCIDGKARGVTGSPSPINDAFDVDYVAHEMGHQFGADHTFNSTADFCSGNREASSAYEPGSGSTIMAYAGICGADNLQPNSDPYFHSHSFDQIVDHITGQGNCSGNTATGNTPPVVNAGPSYAIPVRTPFVLTGSATDANADALTYVWEEYNLGPNGALNAPTGDAPIFRSFTPTPNSSRTFPRLSDLLNNTQTPGELLPTYGRRLIFRLVARDNRAGGGGVDYDSMQVVVVPTAGPFVVRSPNSATSWLVGAPQQVIWDVANTTQAPINAATVNILLSTDGGLTYPTVLAANTPNDGFEAVTVPASVAATSSARVRVQASTGIFFDISNQNLTLTAPSGPTFFLQTADAATLAFCPGNSATIPVSLGQLQGFSGNVTLSATNLPAGVTVTYAANPVAAGGATTATIAADASTTAGTYTLQLTGTSGGVTRVLDVLLTIRPSATQAATVTTPVAGGISTLRPRITWTAVPNAISYEVQVATDATFTNLVVNQTGITSTTFTTLLLQPTTTYYVRVRGVSACATAPYSATRQLLTGTHTLRTATATQVPRPIGNTAGATTTSTIVIGNTERVSDLRIRDLTLTHPDISELEITLTNPVRRQTVLLAQACPGTNGLNLSFVDDGIALACPPAAAGTVRPAGYLGDLLNDPAFGNWTLSIRDTRAGNGGTLTGWKLELYTLNEPPAAPTGLSVLAPVVTNNMASLDLVWLDNSGTETGFEIERAQFGSPFTRIATVGANVTGYTDQVRLNGTYCYRVRAINAFGASGYSNEGCQTVSTVTGLASAALLQGVEVYPNPSTGLFNVKIDNAHRGPITLRVTDGLGRNLSTQTLKKSAALLQCPLDVSLLAPGVYTLHLDMPDGSAVVRLLKQ, from the coding sequence ATGCCTGAACCCTCTACTACGCGCCGGCCGTGGCACTGCTTTCTGACCGGTGGCCTCTTGGCGGCGGCCCTGGGCGCTACCATTCCCACGGCTGAGGCGCAGCGGGTCCTGTGGGCCGATGCTCCCGCGCTGTCGGCAGCGGCCCGGCCCGCGGCGCAGCCCCTGGCCCACTTCCGGTCGGTGAGCTTTCAGCTGACTACCCTGCGGAGCGTGTTGCAGAGCGCACCGGCGGGGCGGGGCGGGGCCGCGGCCACGTCGGCTACCGTTATATCCTTGCCCCTGCCCGATGGCAGCTCCCAACGGTTTCGGGTGGTGCAGGCGCCCGTCATGGCCCCGGAACTGGCCGCTAAATACCCAGCTATTCAGACCTACGCCGCCCAGGGCATTGACGACCCCACGGCCACGGCCCGCCTGGATATCAGCCCCGATGGCTTTCACGCCCTGATTCTGGCTGCTGATAAGACGGTGTACATTGATCCGGCCGTGCGTGGTACGGAGGCACATTTGGTGTTTGAGCGCCGGGCCATGAACCGGGCGGCGTTTCCCTTCGTGTGCGCTACCCCTTCGGCCGAGGCAGTAACAACGCAGGCCCGCGCAAGCCTCGTCGCCCGGCCGGCAGTAGCCAATGGCACCACCCTGCGCACATACCGGCTGGCCCTGGCCTGCACCGGTGAGTACGCAGCCTTCCACGGCGGAACCAGGGCGGGCGCGCTGGCTGGTATGGTGGCTTCCATCAACCGGGTTAATGCCATTTATGAGCGGGAGCTGGCCGTGCGGCTCGTGCTGGTGCCCAACAACGACCGGCTGATTTTCCTCAACCCAACCACCGACCCGTACTCCAATACCGATGGGGAGGCCATGCTCGAAGAAAACCAGACGGTGGCTGACTCCCTAATCGGGCCCAGCAACTACGACATCGGGCACGTGTTTAGCACGGGCGGCGGCGGCATTGCCCAGCGGCCCTCCGTGTGCATCGACGGCAAAGCCCGCGGCGTTACCGGCTCCCCTTCCCCAATTAACGATGCTTTTGATGTGGATTACGTGGCCCACGAAATGGGCCACCAGTTTGGGGCTGACCACACCTTTAACAGTACGGCGGATTTCTGCAGCGGCAACCGGGAGGCTTCCTCGGCTTACGAGCCGGGCTCGGGCTCTACCATCATGGCCTACGCGGGCATCTGTGGGGCCGATAACCTGCAGCCGAACTCCGACCCCTACTTCCACTCCCACAGCTTCGACCAGATTGTGGACCACATTACGGGCCAGGGCAACTGCTCCGGGAACACCGCCACCGGGAACACCCCGCCCGTAGTGAATGCCGGCCCGAGCTACGCCATTCCTGTTCGCACGCCCTTCGTGCTGACTGGCTCGGCCACTGATGCCAACGCCGACGCGCTTACCTACGTGTGGGAAGAGTACAACCTAGGGCCCAACGGGGCCCTGAACGCGCCCACCGGTGATGCCCCCATTTTTCGGTCCTTTACGCCTACCCCCAACTCCAGCCGCACGTTTCCGCGGCTGTCGGACCTGCTCAACAACACCCAGACGCCCGGCGAATTGCTGCCTACCTACGGGCGCCGCCTGATCTTCCGGCTGGTAGCCCGCGACAACCGCGCTGGGGGCGGGGGCGTCGATTACGACTCCATGCAGGTGGTGGTGGTGCCCACGGCCGGGCCCTTTGTGGTGCGCAGCCCCAACAGTGCTACCTCCTGGCTGGTAGGCGCTCCGCAGCAAGTCATTTGGGATGTGGCCAACACCACCCAGGCGCCCATCAACGCGGCCACGGTCAACATTCTGCTGTCCACCGATGGGGGCCTGACCTACCCTACGGTGCTGGCAGCCAACACTCCCAACGACGGGTTCGAGGCCGTGACGGTGCCTGCCAGTGTAGCGGCAACCTCCTCGGCCCGGGTACGGGTGCAGGCCAGCACTGGCATCTTCTTCGATATTTCGAACCAAAACCTAACATTAACCGCCCCCTCCGGCCCCACTTTTTTCCTGCAAACGGCTGACGCGGCCACGCTGGCTTTTTGCCCGGGCAACTCAGCTACGATTCCCGTCAGCCTGGGCCAGCTGCAAGGGTTCAGCGGCAACGTAACGCTTTCCGCCACCAACCTTCCGGCCGGAGTTACCGTCACGTACGCGGCCAACCCCGTAGCGGCGGGCGGGGCTACCACGGCTACCATTGCGGCCGATGCTAGCACAACGGCCGGCACCTACACCCTGCAACTGACGGGCACCAGCGGGGGCGTGACGCGGGTACTGGATGTGTTACTGACCATTCGGCCCTCCGCTACGCAGGCCGCTACGGTTACTACCCCCGTTGCGGGCGGAATATCTACGCTGCGGCCCCGCATTACCTGGACTGCCGTGCCAAATGCCATTTCCTACGAGGTGCAGGTAGCCACGGATGCGACGTTCACCAACCTGGTCGTCAACCAGACGGGCATCACGAGTACTACCTTTACTACCCTGCTGCTGCAGCCCACTACCACCTACTACGTGCGCGTGCGCGGAGTAAGCGCCTGTGCAACGGCGCCTTACTCCGCTACCCGGCAGTTACTGACGGGCACCCATACCTTGCGCACAGCCACGGCTACTCAAGTGCCCCGCCCCATTGGCAACACGGCCGGCGCTACCACTACGTCCACCATCGTTATTGGGAACACGGAGCGGGTATCTGACCTTCGCATCCGGGACCTCACCCTCACGCATCCGGATATAAGTGAGCTGGAAATCACGCTCACCAACCCCGTCCGTCGCCAAACGGTGCTGCTGGCCCAGGCTTGCCCCGGTACCAATGGCCTAAACCTGAGCTTCGTCGATGACGGCATAGCCCTTGCCTGTCCGCCCGCCGCGGCGGGCACAGTGCGCCCGGCGGGCTACCTGGGTGATTTGTTGAACGACCCGGCTTTTGGCAACTGGACGCTGAGCATTCGCGACACGAGGGCGGGCAACGGCGGAACCCTAACGGGCTGGAAGCTGGAGCTTTACACCCTGAACGAACCACCAGCAGCCCCCACGGGCCTGAGTGTACTGGCCCCCGTCGTGACCAACAATATGGCCAGCCTGGATTTGGTATGGCTAGACAATTCGGGCACTGAAACCGGCTTCGAGATTGAGCGCGCTCAGTTCGGAAGCCCTTTCACCCGCATTGCCACGGTAGGCGCCAACGTCACGGGGTATACGGATCAGGTTCGCCTTAACGGCACGTATTGCTACCGGGTGCGGGCCATCAACGCCTTTGGGGCTTCGGGCTACTCCAACGAAGGCTGCCAGACAGTTTCTACGGTTACTGGCCTGGCCAGCGCGGCGTTGCTGCAGGGCGTGGAAGTGTACCCCAACCCTAGCACCGGACTGTTCAACGTGAAAATCGACAACGCCCACCGCGGCCCCATCACGCTGCGGGTGACGGATGGGCTTGGCCGCAACCTGTCAACCCAAACGCTTAAGAAATCCGCCGCCCTGCTTCAGTGCCCTCTCGACGTAAGCCTGCTGGCCCCCGGCGTCTACACGTTGCACCTGGACATGCCCGATGGTTCGGCCGTGGTGCGCTTGCTGAAACAATAA
- a CDS encoding DUF3857 domain-containing protein produces the protein MRSYLLAFVAGCAAWLSVAAGPAWAAYGPAPKYAVAALPGALRENAHAVVRRHEETLLVKSVGRTVETVRRAVTVLDEAGARWATELVYYSQLNSISYFRGSVYDAEGRLLRQLRPADIHDISLSDGFSLASDARGRVADLSQPSYPYTVEFEYEVVSDNPLFYSTWRPQPVEQLSVEQASFRVLMPTGLALRYQELHLPAGAAQARRAQGSQEVYEWQVHDLAAREEEPDGPSIADVTPAVLTAPTEFEVEGHAGKLTSWADLSRWTYELNAGRDALPPALQARMAALMQGETDERARIRKVYEFLQANTRYVSIQLGLGGWQTFPAASVAANGYGDCKALTNYCKALLGAAGITAHAALVRAGSDEQDIRTDFPSSQFNHVVLCVPLVKSTRPDTVWLECTSQSNPFGYMGGFTGNRHALLLLPQGGRLIATPRYGAAENRRERLADVYLDAQGNATATLRTLRTGLEYDAVASLPSLDLAEQKKHISSRLPLPNFTLTKVALRPTPPGAAVPGLTESLALTLPALAPPSGKRVFLTPNLLSRLSAPAASVGERQTDLWLDHALTQTDTVRLHVPASLRPEQLPAPVQLSTPFGTYSSQLQTLPDGTIQYIRRLQLPRTRFARTDYPAYLEFRRKISAADKAQLVLLKTDA, from the coding sequence ATGCGTAGCTACCTCCTCGCCTTTGTAGCCGGTTGCGCGGCCTGGCTGAGCGTAGCGGCCGGTCCGGCCTGGGCCGCCTACGGCCCCGCGCCCAAATACGCGGTGGCTGCCCTGCCCGGCGCCCTGCGCGAAAACGCCCACGCCGTAGTGCGCCGCCACGAGGAAACCCTGCTGGTAAAGTCGGTGGGCCGCACGGTAGAAACAGTACGTCGGGCCGTTACGGTGCTCGATGAGGCTGGGGCCCGGTGGGCCACGGAACTAGTGTACTACAGCCAGCTCAACAGCATCAGCTACTTCCGGGGCAGCGTGTATGACGCCGAGGGCCGACTGCTGCGCCAGCTCCGCCCGGCTGACATCCACGACATTAGCCTCTCCGACGGCTTTAGCCTGGCTTCCGATGCCCGCGGCCGGGTAGCCGATTTAAGCCAGCCCTCCTACCCCTACACGGTGGAGTTCGAGTACGAAGTCGTATCCGATAACCCACTGTTCTACTCTACCTGGCGGCCTCAGCCTGTGGAACAGCTTAGCGTGGAGCAGGCCTCGTTTCGGGTGCTGATGCCCACGGGCTTGGCCTTGCGCTATCAGGAGCTGCACCTGCCGGCCGGGGCCGCGCAGGCCCGCCGCGCCCAGGGCAGTCAGGAAGTGTATGAGTGGCAGGTGCACGATTTGGCCGCCCGCGAGGAAGAGCCCGACGGGCCCTCCATAGCCGACGTGACGCCAGCCGTGCTAACGGCGCCTACTGAGTTTGAGGTGGAAGGCCACGCCGGCAAACTTACTTCCTGGGCCGACCTGAGCCGCTGGACCTACGAGCTGAACGCCGGCCGCGACGCGCTGCCGCCGGCCTTGCAAGCGCGCATGGCTGCCCTGATGCAAGGCGAAACCGATGAGCGGGCCCGCATCCGGAAGGTGTACGAGTTTCTGCAAGCCAACACCCGCTACGTTTCCATTCAATTGGGCCTGGGCGGCTGGCAGACGTTCCCGGCGGCCTCCGTGGCTGCCAACGGCTACGGCGACTGTAAAGCCCTGACCAACTACTGCAAAGCCCTGCTGGGCGCGGCCGGCATCACGGCCCACGCCGCCCTGGTGCGCGCCGGCTCCGATGAGCAGGATATTCGTACGGACTTTCCCAGCTCCCAATTCAACCACGTGGTACTGTGCGTGCCCCTGGTGAAAAGCACCCGGCCCGATACTGTGTGGCTGGAGTGCACCAGCCAAAGCAACCCGTTCGGGTACATGGGTGGGTTCACGGGCAACCGCCACGCCCTGCTGCTACTGCCCCAGGGTGGGCGCCTGATTGCTACCCCGCGCTACGGCGCCGCCGAAAACCGGCGCGAGCGGCTGGCCGACGTGTACCTGGACGCCCAGGGCAATGCCACGGCTACCTTGCGTACCCTGCGCACCGGCCTAGAGTATGACGCCGTAGCTTCCTTACCGAGCCTAGACTTGGCCGAGCAGAAAAAGCACATCAGCAGCCGGCTTCCCTTGCCCAACTTCACCCTGACCAAAGTGGCCCTGCGGCCTACGCCCCCCGGCGCGGCGGTGCCCGGCCTCACGGAAAGCCTCGCCCTGACCCTGCCGGCCCTGGCCCCACCCAGCGGCAAGCGTGTGTTCCTGACGCCCAATCTGCTCAGCCGGCTTTCGGCCCCGGCCGCCAGCGTGGGCGAGCGGCAAACCGACCTCTGGCTGGACCATGCCCTCACCCAAACCGACACGGTGCGCCTGCACGTACCGGCCAGCTTGCGGCCCGAGCAGCTGCCCGCGCCCGTGCAACTGAGCACCCCGTTCGGCACCTACTCCAGCCAGCTGCAAACCCTGCCCGATGGCACCATCCAGTACATCCGCCGGCTGCAGCTGCCGCGCACCCGCTTTGCCCGCACCGATTACCCCGCGTACCTAGAGTTTCGGCGCAAGATTAGCGCGGCAGATAAAGCCCAGCTAGTGTTGCTGAAAACGGACGCGTAA